Proteins encoded in a region of the Paenibacillus sp. W2I17 genome:
- a CDS encoding response regulator transcription factor has translation MSKKILIADDNSEIREIVRILLESENYEVIEAIDGQDAIDKVSEETDLIILDMMMPNKSGLKACLEIREKTSAPILFLTAKTQDSDKQLAFSSGSDDFLSKPFSYTELVSRVKALLRRYYVYRGKEKTEEADQIIVKDLTVHQDSKAVFVGEKEIALTEIEYQILLLLAKKRRKVFSAENIYESVWGQPYFYTCNNTVMVHIRNLRGKLEDDPQNPKYVKTVWGKGYKIE, from the coding sequence ATGAGCAAGAAAATTCTAATTGCTGATGATAACAGTGAAATTCGTGAAATTGTAAGGATCTTGTTAGAGAGTGAGAATTATGAAGTGATTGAAGCGATAGATGGTCAAGATGCGATTGATAAAGTGAGCGAAGAGACGGATCTCATTATTTTGGATATGATGATGCCCAATAAATCGGGGCTGAAGGCGTGTCTGGAGATTCGTGAAAAAACAAGTGCACCGATCCTGTTTCTCACAGCGAAAACTCAGGACTCTGACAAACAATTGGCCTTTTCCTCAGGCAGTGATGACTTTTTGTCCAAGCCTTTTTCTTATACAGAACTCGTTTCGAGGGTGAAGGCTTTACTGCGGAGGTATTATGTATATCGGGGCAAGGAGAAGACGGAAGAAGCGGACCAAATTATCGTTAAGGATCTTACGGTCCATCAGGATTCAAAAGCCGTGTTTGTTGGAGAGAAGGAAATTGCTCTAACTGAAATTGAATACCAAATTTTGCTGCTGTTGGCTAAGAAACGACGAAAGGTATTCTCGGCAGAAAATATATATGAGAGTGTTTGGGGGCAACCCTACTTTTATACGTGTAATAACACGGTCATGGTTCATATTCGTAACTTGAGAGGCAAACTGGAGGATGACCCGCAGAACCCTAAATATGTGAAGACCGTTTGGGGGAAGGGGTACAAAATTGAATAG
- a CDS encoding TVP38/TMEM64 family protein, with translation MPQTSKKVMINILLGLFIMLSIGLLVYYFPAIIRIMSSMDNFRAYIHSTGHWGPVMFILFQILQIVVAPIPGEVVQVAGGYIYGVTIGSLYTTIGLIIGSAIAFYFTRYIGRAYISRLMQKKNNKWMSLIHDEKKFSAFLFIFFVIPGLPKDMLVFVAALTSISSFRFFTILIVGRLPWIIASTVIGSTIHMQQYTIAIIISVIAVIGFVLGYIYREKLVGLFSRSDSTKAKPKAIRSYSTNRESRKIKRDTT, from the coding sequence ATGCCACAAACTTCGAAAAAAGTAATGATTAACATATTGTTGGGTCTGTTCATCATGTTGTCCATTGGTCTACTGGTGTATTATTTTCCTGCCATTATTAGAATCATGTCTTCCATGGACAACTTCAGAGCGTATATTCACTCAACAGGCCATTGGGGTCCGGTCATGTTTATTTTATTCCAGATTCTTCAGATCGTGGTTGCACCCATTCCAGGAGAAGTGGTACAGGTCGCAGGCGGTTATATCTACGGGGTTACAATTGGGTCCTTGTATACTACAATAGGCTTGATTATAGGCTCAGCGATCGCCTTCTATTTCACCCGTTATATCGGTCGCGCCTATATTTCACGACTAATGCAAAAGAAAAATAATAAGTGGATGTCGTTAATTCATGATGAGAAGAAGTTCTCCGCATTTTTATTCATCTTTTTCGTAATTCCCGGCTTACCCAAAGACATGCTTGTATTTGTCGCCGCACTTACATCGATTAGTTCGTTTAGGTTCTTCACGATCCTTATCGTCGGTCGTCTGCCGTGGATCATCGCATCTACCGTTATAGGGTCCACGATTCATATGCAACAATACACAATCGCCATTATTATTTCTGTTATCGCTGTGATCGGGTTCGTACTCGGTTATATCTATAGGGAGAAATTGGTGGGATTGTTCTCCCGGTCAGACAGTACCAAAGCCAAACCCAAGGCTATACGCAGTTATAGTACGAATAGGGAGTCTCGTAAAATAAAAAGAGATACAACATGA
- a CDS encoding GNAT family N-acetyltransferase, with protein sequence MQTLETNRLILRNFTVTDAAGLLEYTANPRVNCFMGQRISTLEEAAAEVAKRSSDDSHIAVCLKDSNELIGELFGMREDRDSDTDKDSNSDTYSIGWNFNGRYEGKGYASESANAFIENLFMEQGIRRLYAYVEDDNFRSQKLCEKLGMRREGLFLEFISFVKNEDGTPKYENTYQYALLKKEWLAQRESQK encoded by the coding sequence ATGCAAACACTTGAAACCAATCGATTAATCCTGCGAAATTTCACCGTAACGGACGCAGCCGGACTGTTGGAATACACGGCAAATCCCAGAGTGAATTGTTTTATGGGTCAACGAATTTCCACATTGGAAGAGGCGGCGGCAGAGGTCGCAAAAAGAAGCAGTGACGATTCCCACATCGCGGTCTGCCTGAAGGACAGTAACGAGTTGATCGGTGAGCTGTTTGGTATGAGGGAAGATCGAGATTCTGATACGGATAAAGATTCGAATTCAGATACGTATAGTATTGGCTGGAATTTTAATGGCAGATATGAAGGGAAAGGATACGCTAGTGAGAGCGCCAATGCTTTCATCGAAAATCTCTTTATGGAACAGGGAATAAGAAGATTGTACGCCTATGTCGAGGATGATAACTTCCGTTCTCAGAAACTGTGTGAGAAGCTGGGCATGCGCCGGGAAGGTCTTTTTTTGGAGTTCATTTCATTTGTCAAAAATGAGGACGGCACACCGAAATACGAGAATACGTATCAATATGCTTTGTTGAAAAAGGAATGGCTGGCGCAGCGTGAATCGCAGAAATAA